GCCGTGCTTGAGGCCACCGAGCTCGCCCAAGCAGACCAGCAACTGCGGGATGCCTATCGCCGAATTCCACAAGACCCAGCGTTCGTCGAGTCGGCGGCACGGTTGGCCGCACAAACCGCCCCGGAGTGGTAGCGCGAGGCGATGTGTTCTGGGCCGACCTGGGCCCGCCGTCGGGTCGACGTCCCGTGTGCGTGCTCACTCGAGATGCTGCGCTCGGCAGCCTGACGGCAATCACGTGTGCGCCGATCACCCGGACGATCCGAGGAATTCGGAGCGAGGTGGAGGTCGGTCCCGCCCATGGGCTCCCCGAGCCCAGCGTCATCGCCTGTGATGCCTTGGTATCGGTGCCGTTGTCGTTGTTCGACTCGAAACCGGTTGGACGCCTGGACGTTGCCACACGAGCGGAGCTGGACGCCGCACTGCGCTACGCCCTCGACATCCTGTACTGACCTACAACAGGCGTGCGATCTGGTCGGCGGTTGACTCGCCCGAGCGGACGGCCCCCTCCATGTAGCCGTTCCACACCGGTGAGCACTCGGCGCCCGCCCAGTGGATTCGGCCGACCGGCTCCCGCAGCGCGTGGCCGAACGCGGTCCACACGCCGGGCGTGAAGTGGGCGCCGTAGCAGCCACGGCTGTACTCCTCGGCCATCCAGTCCCGCTCGAGGTACTCGACAGGATCGGCGGCCTGGGAGCCGAAATAGCGGACGAAACAGTCGATGGCCGCCTGGCGACGCTCGGCGTGCGGGCGCCGCACCCATGTCCGTCCGTCGTTGGCTTCCATGAACCCGACGAGGATGCCCGGCGTCCCCGAGGGCGGCGTGTTGTCGAAGGTGACCTTGACCGGCCCCTCGTCGGACGCGGCCTGCCCGTTGAGGCCGTCGGCCCGCCAGAACGGCTCCGGGTAGACGCAGTACAGCTTGACGACCGAGCCGGCCGGCAGCCGTTGGGTGAGCTGATCCCGCCACGACGGCAACGCCGGCGAGTACTCGAGACGGCCGGCCAACGTCGGCGGCAAGGTGACGATCACCCGGCGTCCCGCGAGCACCTCGCCCGAGGTGGTCTCGACCCGAACGCCGTCGCCGTCGTGCACGATCCGACGCACGGGGGTGTTCAGCCGCACCCGGTCGCCCAGCTGGGCGGCCATCGTCTCGGCGATCCGGATCGTCCCGCCGACCACGCGGTCCTGTTGGGCGCCCCGATCCACCCCGAGCAGCGTGTCGAGGTCGGTGCCCGAGTGGGCATAGAACAGGGCGTGCAGCGCCGACAGGTCGGCCGACTCGGTGGAGAACACCGCCTCGCAGGCCACCCGGAAGTACTCCCGTCCGGTGGGGGTGTGCAGGTGGCTGCGGATCCAGGTCTCGAACGTCTGGCCGTCGAGCAGCTTCGCCTCCTTGGACATCCACGGTTCGTCGAGGGACACCGTCTTGGCCGCCCGGTTGAAGCGGGCCATGCCCTGGGCCAGGTCAGCCAGCACGAACGGGTTGAGCTTGGGAACCGCCCCCCGTTTGGGTGCCATGCGCATGGTTTTGCCGCCCAACCGAACCAGCGTCTGACCCTCGTTGTAGGTGGGGAACGTCTCCAGGCCCAGCTCGGCGATCAACTCGTACATGCGGTCCTGGGTGGGGCCGACCCACTGCCCGCCCAGCTCGATCGACGTGCCGTCGGCGGTGACTGCGCCCTCGGTGCGCCCGCCCACCCGGTCTCGAGCTTCGAGCACGGTGACCTCGAACCCCTGGGTCACCAGGCGGCGGGCGGCGCTGAGCCCCGCCAGCCCGGCCCCAACGACGATCACCCTGTCTCCAGAATCCCGCATGGCTCAACCGTACCGGCCGGATCAACAGTCGAGCATCGCTTCGATCAGAGCCACCATGTCCAGCCCTCCCCAGCGGGAGGTGCAGCCGTGAGCCAGGATCGAAGGGCTGCCAGCAGATCTCCCGGATAGGCAACCGCCGCCCGATTGAAGCGCTGCGGGCTGGTGAGTACGAGGCCAACAAACAGTCGACCCTCCGCGACCCAACGGGCTGCCAGCGGGGCGAAGTCGCGGATGTTCTCGGTGACGATCACCCCGTGCGTCGATGCCGCCAACTCGAACAGGTCCGAGTCAGAGGTACCTCGAAGATCGGGACGTTCCGCCACGGAGATCGCATCAAACCCATCAGCCCGCAGCGCACCGGCGACAGCCACGTGGTGCATCTCGTCGATCAGCAACCTCACCGGCCAAGGAGTTCCTGTTGCCGGCGCCACGCCGTTTCCGATGCCTCGGCTTCATTGGCCAGCTCGGTTATGAGCTGGTCAACCTCGTCGGTGAACTCGGCGTAGTAGGCCATCGCTGCATCCACGAGCCCCACGGTCACGCCGAGCATCTTCGCCGCCCGCTCACGACGCTCATCGGTTGGAACATCGCCCCCAACAATGGCGCCAACGACATCGATCAGGTCAGGTCCACCGACCATCACCGGGCGTCGACCGGCCGGGCCATCACGAAAGATGACCGCCGGATGTGCCTCGGTGCGGAGGCCCTCATCGATCAGGCGTTCCGCCAGGGACGACACCGAGGTGCGGGAACGCCGGGCTCGGTCCTTCAGCCTGCCGTGCAACGGCTCATCGGTGAAGCGAATGGAAACGACCGCCATGACGACAACGTAGTCACATGTCGTCAATGAGTGTAGGTCGGCTGGGCAGCAACCCGCTCAGGCGGGACGCCTGGGCGCCCAGGACGGGTAGTCGATGCCGGCCAGGCGGTTGATCACCATGCCCTGGCCCACCATCAACACGACGGCGATCATCAACACCGTCAGCTGGGCGGGCGTCTTCAGGATGCCGAGCGACACGATCAGCGTCGTGGCTCCGGCGGGGGGATGGGGCACCTTGAACCACACCATGAACCCGCTGGTGAGGCCGAGCGACACTGCCGCCGCACCGACCCGTGGCCAGGTGACCTCGGTGGCCAGGGCCGGTGCGGCCTCGGTCAGCCCGAAGATGACCAGCGCCAGGTACCCGGCGGCGACGCCGATGGCGTGGCCGAAGATCGTGTTGCGAGGGCACGCTGCTGGAAGGGTCGGCGTATAGAAAAGAAGAAACGCAGTTGGCCCGAGCGACGGGAAGATGAACGCCTGCCCGGTGACGACGGCGGCCATCGACATCAGCGCGATCGACAGCACCCCGTTGACCAGGGCGAACAGGCCCATCACCGACGTCTGCGAGTGGCGGCTGACCAGCACCGGGATGCGGAACCGGGTGCCGAAGCCCTCGACGATGGCGGAGATGTCGCCACCGATCGGCCCCGAGCGCGGCGATTTCGACGCCAGGTCGCCAGAGCCCTTCGCTGTTGGGTGATCGGCGCCGGTTTGCTCGCCCGTCGGCTCACTCATGCGGCATGAGGCGCCTCAGCGCCACGACGATGACCCACAGGCCTACCGACAGCCCGGCCGCAGCGCGGGCCAGGCCGCCCTCGTGGGCCAGCACCCCTTCGACCGCAACGACGAGCAGGAAGATCTGCAGCGACACCATCACGAGCAGGTAGGCGGCGATGCCACCCGAGCGCTTGTACCGGGACCGGTCCGGCGGGGCGACCGCCGCACGACCAACCGGACGCTGGGAACCGCCGCGCACCTGCGAGGTCGGCGCCGAAGCCGTGGCCCGCCCGGTTGTTCGTGCGGACGCCTGTGAAGCGCTCATGTTTCGATCCCCAACGCCCACACCGTGTCGCCCCGCACCTCGACGTCGATCGCCGCCAACGGCCGATCGGGTGGTCCGGCGGTGGCTGCGCCCGAGTCGGGATCGAAGAAGCCGTGGTGACAAGGGCAGTACAGCGTCGCCTCTTCGGGCTTGTAGTAGACGACGCATCCCAGGTGGGTGCACTTCTGGGTGAAGGCCCGCAGATCACCGTTGGGGAGTTTCACCAGGATCGCCGGATCGTCGTCGCCCGGGTACTTGAACAGGTACTCGCCATCCTCGGGGATGTCTGCTTCCTTGATGATCGGCCGCGGCTCACCGGTATTGGCCCGCTGCATGGTCGCCCAAGTGCCCGCCCCGACCGCGCCGGCAGCGAACACGCCGGAGGCGGCGATCAGGTAGCGGGTGAAGTCGCGACGTGCGACGTAGTCCTCACCCTCGCTGGTCAGCGGAAACTCATCCCGCCACAGTGGGTCGCCTGGCTGACCGCCGGAGGCGCTCGCGCCCCCCGGGCCATCCTCCGGTTGAGGTTCGTTGCTCACTCACCCTCCAATGCAAACGGGTCGTCCTGCCATCCGGCCGTCGGTTGTCCGCCCATCACGTCGACCGGGCCCTGGTTGGGGTCGCGAACGACGGTCGCCACCTGGGTCGGGACCAGTTGGCGGCCGAACTGGAACTCGAACATCAGCTCGCCGGTGCGGGTCTCTTCGAACTCGGCCGGAGTGCCGTACCACAGCGCCTCGCTGGGACACACCGAGGCACACATCGGGGCCAGGCCCACCGAGGTGCGGTCGTAACACATGTCGCACTTCATCATCTGGTCGGGCAGCGCGAAGTACTTGGGCACCCCGAACGGGCAGGCGACAACGCAGTTCGAGCAGCCGATGCAGCGAGGCTTCAGCGCCGATTGCACCACGCCGTCCTCGTTCTGCTTGATGGCATCGGCGGGGCACACCTCGGCGCAGGTGGGGTCCTCGCAGTGCATGCACACCATCGGGGCGGTCTGGGTGTTGGCGCCCCGGTCGAGGTACTCGAGGTGGATCAGTGACTGCCCCCGGTGGGTGCCGCACTCCTCGCACGCCTGAACACACGACTCGCAGCCGATGCAACGGCTCTGGTCGATGACGAACATCTTGTCGGAGATCAACGAGGTCATCTGCGTGCCTTCTCCTGGAGGGTATGGACCCGACGGTCCCGGATCTCGACGTGGCCCTCGGCCTTCTCCACCTTTACCGCGCACACCTTGTACTCGGGGATCTTGGAGATCGGGTCGAGCGACCGGATGGTCAGCTGGTTGGCCGACTTCTTGCCGGCCCAGTGATACGGGAGGAACACCGTGTCGGGACGGATGGACTCGACCACTCGGGCCGGCGCAACCATCTCGCCCCGGCGCGAGCTGACCCGCACCAGGTCGCCGTCGGCGACGCCCACTTTGGCGGCCAACCTGGGATGCATCTCGCACAGCGGCTCGGGGTACTGCTCCACCAGCGGCTTGATGCGACGGGTCTGGGTGCCCGACAGGTACTGGGAGATCACCCGGCCGGTGGTCAACCACACCGGGTACTCGTCATCGACCACTTCGGCGGGTGGACGGTAGGTGATCGGATGAAAGCGAGCCTTGCCGTCGGGGTGCGCGAATTGTCCGCCCTCGTAGAGCCGTGGCGTGCCTGGGTGACCCTCCTCGGGGCAGGGCCAGAAGATGCCCTTTTCGTCGACGATGCGCTCCCAGGTCATGCCGTTGTAGTCGGCGGTGCCTCCGTGGGAGGCCACCTTCATCTCCTCGAACATCTCTTCGGTGTTCGAATAGTCGAAGTACTGGCCCCGACCGAGCCGCTTGGCCAGCTCGGTGAAAACCTCCCAGTCTCGCCAGGCGTTGCCGGGCGGATCGGTTGCCGCGTTGATCTTCACCGTACGGCCCTCGACCGTGGTGACCGTGCCCTCGTCCTCCTCGTGCAGCGAGCCGGGAAACACGATGTCGGCGTACTGGGCGGTCTCGGACAGGAAGAAGTCGATGTTGCCGTAGTACTCGAGCTTCTCGAGCGCCGCCTTGGTGTAGTTGGAGTCGGGCAGCGACACGACCGGGTTGAAGCAGATCGACAACAGACCCTTGATCTCGCCCTCGTGGATCGCCTCGATGATCTCGGGGGCGGTGATGCCCTTGCCGGGGATCTCGTCGACGTCGCAGCCCCACACCGACGCCACGTAGGCGCGGTGCTCGGGGTTTTCGACGTCGCGGTTGCCGGGCAGTTGGTCGCACTTGTGACCCTGCTCGCGCCCGCCCTGGCCGTTGCCCTGGCCGGTGATCGTGGTGACCCCGCAACCCGGCTTGCCGTACTTGCCGGTGGCCAGGCCCAGGTTGATGCAGCTGAGCACGTTCTCGACACCCTTGGAGTGGTGTTCGATACCGCGGGCGTGCAGCAGCATGCCGGTGGCCGACGTGCCCCACAGACGGGCCGCCTCGACAATGCGGTCGGCGGGCACGCCGCATATCCCGGCCGCCCACTCCGGGGTGTAGTCGGCGACCGCGGCCGCCGACTCGGCGAAGCCGACCGTGTGAGCGTCGACGTAGTTGTGGTCGATCCAGTCGTTGGCGATCAGCACGTGCAGGATCGAACCCATCAGCGCCGAGTCGGTGCCCGGCTTGATCCCGAGAAACACGTCGGCCGTGCGGGCCAGCGGGGTGACCCGAGGGTCGGCGACGATCAGCTTGGCACCCCGGTCGCGGGCACGCCAGATGTAGCTGGTGGTGATCGGCGCGCACTCGGCGACGTTGGCACCGGCGACGAACACGACGTCGGCCAGCGGGATGTCACTCCACGGGTTGGACGCCCGATCCATGCCGAGGGCCTTCTTGTTGCCGGCCCCGGCCGACACCATGCACAGGCGTCCGTTGTAGTCCAGGTTGGCGGTCTGCAGCGCCAGGCGGGCGAACTTGCCGATCAGGTACGACTTCTCGTTGGTGAGCGATACACCGGACAGCATGGCAAAGCTGTCCCTGCCGTAGGTGTCCTGGATGCGGCGGATCTCGGCGACCGTGCGGTCGAGCGCCTCGTCCCAGGTGATGGTGCGGAACCCACCGGGCGACGACGGGTCGCGCTCCAGCGGGTCGAGCAGCCGGTCGGGGTGACTGCCCTGCAGGTAGCGCTTCACGCCCTTGGGGCACAGCTTGCCCTCGTTGAACGGGAAGTCGTACCAGGGCTCGAAGCCCACGACCTCGTTGTTGGCCACCTTCAACTTGATGCCGCACTGCTGGCCGCAAAAGCAGCAGTGGGTCTCGACCTCTTTCTCGACCTTCAACCCGGCATTCCAGCCACCGGGAGGCGCCTGGTTGAGGTGGGGGCCGTACTTTTCGATCAGTTCTTCGTCGGTGACGGGCTTGGTTGCCACTGGTCACACTCCAGTCAGGTGCTGGGTAGCGGTGGAATTCAACAGGTACATACGTGGCTCCCTCGCCAAGTCGGTGCCGAGAACAGTCGGGCCTGGGTTCATCCAAAACCACCGACCCGGGCGGTCTGAGCCAGGGCCACCTGACCGCGCCGACACGCCGGGCAGGTGTCCTGCCAGTTGCCGCCTGCCCCGTCGGAGTAATCGAAGCCCAGCTCGGGGAGGACCTGCTTGAGGTCGGAGACCTGCATCTCGGTGGCAAAGGGCTTGTCGCA
This window of the Candidatus Microthrix subdominans genome carries:
- a CDS encoding HPP family protein; translated protein: MASKSPRSGPIGGDISAIVEGFGTRFRIPVLVSRHSQTSVMGLFALVNGVLSIALMSMAAVVTGQAFIFPSLGPTAFLLFYTPTLPAACPRNTIFGHAIGVAAGYLALVIFGLTEAAPALATEVTWPRVGAAAVSLGLTSGFMVWFKVPHPPAGATTLIVSLGILKTPAQLTVLMIAVVLMVGQGMVINRLAGIDYPSWAPRRPA
- a CDS encoding flavin monoamine oxidase family protein; this translates as MRDSGDRVIVVGAGLAGLSAARRLVTQGFEVTVLEARDRVGGRTEGAVTADGTSIELGGQWVGPTQDRMYELIAELGLETFPTYNEGQTLVRLGGKTMRMAPKRGAVPKLNPFVLADLAQGMARFNRAAKTVSLDEPWMSKEAKLLDGQTFETWIRSHLHTPTGREYFRVACEAVFSTESADLSALHALFYAHSGTDLDTLLGVDRGAQQDRVVGGTIRIAETMAAQLGDRVRLNTPVRRIVHDGDGVRVETTSGEVLAGRRVIVTLPPTLAGRLEYSPALPSWRDQLTQRLPAGSVVKLYCVYPEPFWRADGLNGQAASDEGPVKVTFDNTPPSGTPGILVGFMEANDGRTWVRRPHAERRQAAIDCFVRYFGSQAADPVEYLERDWMAEEYSRGCYGAHFTPGVWTAFGHALREPVGRIHWAGAECSPVWNGYMEGAVRSGESTADQIARLL
- a CDS encoding type II toxin-antitoxin system PemK/MazF family toxin, whose amino-acid sequence is MFWADLGPPSGRRPVCVLTRDAALGSLTAITCAPITRTIRGIRSEVEVGPAHGLPEPSVIACDALVSVPLSLFDSKPVGRLDVATRAELDAALRYALDILY
- a CDS encoding 4Fe-4S binding protein; protein product: MTSLISDKMFVIDQSRCIGCESCVQACEECGTHRGQSLIHLEYLDRGANTQTAPMVCMHCEDPTCAEVCPADAIKQNEDGVVQSALKPRCIGCSNCVVACPFGVPKYFALPDQMMKCDMCYDRTSVGLAPMCASVCPSEALWYGTPAEFEETRTGELMFEFQFGRQLVPTQVATVVRDPNQGPVDVMGGQPTAGWQDDPFALEGE
- a CDS encoding molybdopterin oxidoreductase family protein translates to MATKPVTDEELIEKYGPHLNQAPPGGWNAGLKVEKEVETHCCFCGQQCGIKLKVANNEVVGFEPWYDFPFNEGKLCPKGVKRYLQGSHPDRLLDPLERDPSSPGGFRTITWDEALDRTVAEIRRIQDTYGRDSFAMLSGVSLTNEKSYLIGKFARLALQTANLDYNGRLCMVSAGAGNKKALGMDRASNPWSDIPLADVVFVAGANVAECAPITTSYIWRARDRGAKLIVADPRVTPLARTADVFLGIKPGTDSALMGSILHVLIANDWIDHNYVDAHTVGFAESAAAVADYTPEWAAGICGVPADRIVEAARLWGTSATGMLLHARGIEHHSKGVENVLSCINLGLATGKYGKPGCGVTTITGQGNGQGGREQGHKCDQLPGNRDVENPEHRAYVASVWGCDVDEIPGKGITAPEIIEAIHEGEIKGLLSICFNPVVSLPDSNYTKAALEKLEYYGNIDFFLSETAQYADIVFPGSLHEEDEGTVTTVEGRTVKINAATDPPGNAWRDWEVFTELAKRLGRGQYFDYSNTEEMFEEMKVASHGGTADYNGMTWERIVDEKGIFWPCPEEGHPGTPRLYEGGQFAHPDGKARFHPITYRPPAEVVDDEYPVWLTTGRVISQYLSGTQTRRIKPLVEQYPEPLCEMHPRLAAKVGVADGDLVRVSSRRGEMVAPARVVESIRPDTVFLPYHWAGKKSANQLTIRSLDPISKIPEYKVCAVKVEKAEGHVEIRDRRVHTLQEKARR
- a CDS encoding DUF5615 family PIN-like protein, coding for MRLLIDEMHHVAVAGALRADGFDAISVAERPDLRGTSDSDLFELAASTHGVIVTENIRDFAPLAARWVAEGRLFVGLVLTSPQRFNRAAVAYPGDLLAALRSWLTAAPPAGEGWTWWL
- a CDS encoding CopG family transcriptional regulator, with translation MAVVSIRFTDEPLHGRLKDRARRSRTSVSSLAERLIDEGLRTEAHPAVIFRDGPAGRRPVMVGGPDLIDVVGAIVGGDVPTDERRERAAKMLGVTVGLVDAAMAYYAEFTDEVDQLITELANEAEASETAWRRQQELLGR
- a CDS encoding Rieske (2Fe-2S) protein, which translates into the protein MSNEPQPEDGPGGASASGGQPGDPLWRDEFPLTSEGEDYVARRDFTRYLIAASGVFAAGAVGAGTWATMQRANTGEPRPIIKEADIPEDGEYLFKYPGDDDPAILVKLPNGDLRAFTQKCTHLGCVVYYKPEEATLYCPCHHGFFDPDSGAATAGPPDRPLAAIDVEVRGDTVWALGIET
- a CDS encoding ribbon-helix-helix protein, CopG family; protein product: MARREVLVQLDDDLVRRLDQVASEQGTNRSELLRRGAAAVLEATELAQADQQLRDAYRRIPQDPAFVESAARLAAQTAPEW